One part of the Eucalyptus grandis isolate ANBG69807.140 chromosome 10, ASM1654582v1, whole genome shotgun sequence genome encodes these proteins:
- the LOC104422065 gene encoding LOW QUALITY PROTEIN: pentatricopeptide repeat-containing protein At3g02490, mitochondrial (The sequence of the model RefSeq protein was modified relative to this genomic sequence to represent the inferred CDS: inserted 4 bases in 3 codons) has translation MRHSWRSLLLRTHLRSRSNLPSHSPHPSSLSNPNPHSVRRFASLLRADPLRSSPSGPPFDAQVASLARPSYPFVARPFSSEPAVEVEDSDHTVVADAFAKCENPEDAAKELESNNVAVSHDLVLKVLESLSASPSAAGRFFDWVSERHSENLSSKSYNLMLGILGVNGFISEFWGLYETLKKRGYGVSGRVRDQVLETFEKEGRESDAEKLRGIFASGSINKSVEKNPSRIFRIVKNEVWSEDVEKKLRELDVEFSTDVVKMVLENLATEPMKALIXFRWVKESGLFNHNKQTYNAMAIVLGREDCIDRFWKLVDEMKVAGYEMEMETYVKVSNRFCKRKMIKDAVYLYEFAMGGVNKPSVQECTFLLKKIAVSKDFDVGLFSRVVKVYTEKGNALTDTMLYTVFKSLTSVGRLAESDKVLKVMQECGFLPGANLQSKIAFQLSSAGKKDEVCKFMDALESSGLPSDFKTTASLIEGHCVSGDLEKASDYFHEMVEKEAGSSASRALDSLVNAYCDKNRALDACRILKDCASNNELKPWHTTYKLLIKKLLAQGGFEEALTLLSLMKEHGYPPFLDPFIQXISKKGTKDDALAFLKAMTXEKFPSITVFLQMFEAFFKVRRHNEAQELLSKCPRHIRNHADVLDLFCSKSKGTLATVAA, from the exons ATGAGACATTCATGGCGTTCGCTTCTCCTCCGAACCCACCTCCGTTCAAGATCGAACCTCCCAAGCCACTCTCCGCACCCTTCCTCCCTCTCCAACCCGAATCCCCACTCGGTCCGCCGCTTCGCCTCGCTTCTCCGCGCCGACCCTCTTCGTAGCTCGCCCTCGGGACCTCCGTTTGATGCCCAAGTCGCGAGCTTGGCGCGACCCAGTTACCCCTTCGTAGCCAGGCCCTTCTCGTCGGAGCCGGCCGTCGAAGTGGAGGACTCGGATCACACGGTCGTCGCCGATGCTTTCGCTAAATGCGAGAACCCGGAGGATGCGGCGAAGGAGCTGGAGTCGAACAATGTCGCCGTGAGCCATGACTTGGTTCTGAAGGTCTTGGAGAGTCTCTCTGCTAGTCCGAGCGCTGCTGGTAGGTTTTTCGATTGGGTTTCGGAGAGGCATAGTGAGAATTTGAGCTCGAAATCGTATAATTTGATGCTGGGTATATTGGGTGTGAACGGGTTTATTTCTGAATTCTGGGGTTTGTATGAGACTCTGAAGAAACGGGGTTATGGCGTGTCGGGGCGCGTTAGAGATCAAGTGTTGGAGACGTTTgagaaagaggggagagagagtgatgcGGAGAAGCTGAGAGGTATTTTCGCATCTGGATCGATTAATAAATCTGTTGAGAAGAATCCCTCTAGGATTTTTAGGATAGTGAAGAATGAGGTTTGGAGTGAAGATGTCGAGAAGAAGCTGCGGGAGTTAGATGTCGAGTTTTCAACTGATGTGGTTAAGATGGTACTGGAAAATCTTGCTACTGAGCCCATGAAAGCATTGA TTTTCCGGTGGGTCAAAGAAAGTGGTTTATTTAATCACAATAAGCAGACGTATAATGCCATGGCAATTGTCTTAGGGAGGGAAGATTGTATTGATAGATTTTGGAAGCTGGTTGATGAAATGAAGGTTGCCGGGTATGAAATGGAAATGGAGACTTATGTCAAGGTATCGAATCGGTTTTGTAAGAGGAAGATGATCAAGGACGCAGTCTATTTATATGAGTTTGCCATGGGTGGTGTCAATAAGCCTTCAGTGCAGGAATGTACATTCCTATTGAAGAAAATAGCTGTTAGCAAGGACTTTGACGTGGGTCTCTTTTCTAGAGTTGTGAAGGTCTATACAGAGAAAGGGAATGCGCTGACAGACACCATGCTTTATACAGTTTTCAAGTCTTTAACCAGTGTTGGAAGATTAGCGGAGTCTGACAAGGTTTTGAAAGTAATGCAGGAGTGTGGGTTCTTACCTGGTGCCAATCTCCAGAGCAAAATCGCATTCCAGCTTAGTAGTGCTGGTAAAAAGGATGAGGTGTGTAAATTTATGGATGCACTAGAATCATCTGGGCTTCCTTCTGATTTCAAAACCACTGCATCACTAATAGAAGGGCATTGTGTTTCGGGAGATCTTGAAAAGGCTTCTGATTATTTTCATGAGATGGTTGAGAAGGAAGCAGGTTCTTCTGCTAGTCGCGCTCTTGATTCACTGGTTAATGCATATTGTGATAAGAACAGAGCACTTGATGCTTGCCGAATTTTGAAAGATTGTGCATCGAACAATGAGTTGAAGCCTTGGCATACGACATACAAACTTTTGATAAAGAAATTGCTGGCTCAAGGAGGATTTGAAGAAGCATTGACACTTTTGAGTTTGATGAAGGAACATGGATACCCGCCTTTCCTTGATCCTTTTATTCA CATATCAAAGAAAGGAACCAAAGACGATGCTCTTGCTTTTCTAAAGGCAATGA TCGAAAAATTCCCATCTATAACTGTGTTTCTCCAAATGTTTGAAGCCTTCTTCAAGGTTAGGAGGCATAATGAAGCACAAGAGCTTCTTTCTAAGTGCCCGAGACATATACGGAACCATGCAGATGTTTTGGATCTCTTTTGTTCAAAGTCTAAGGGCACTCTTGCCACTGTGGCTGCATAA
- the LOC104422064 gene encoding protein NSP-INTERACTING KINASE 1 produces the protein MNLNTMRLKRGEEAALCLVAFLWIWNSANGLLSPKGVNFEVQALMRIKDCLHDPHNVLENWDKDAVDPCSWTMVTCSTDSLVVGLGTPSQSLSGTLSPSIGNLTNLQIVLLQNNNIMGPLPPELGRLSRLRTLDLSNNFFTGEIPSSLGHLNSLQYMRLNNNSLSGAFPSSLANMTQLQFLDLSYNNLSGPVPRILAKTFNIVGNPQICATGTEPDCYGTQLMPMSMSLNTSQTLPSSKRENHKVAFALASSIGCVCLIILAFGILLWLRQRHNQPTFFDVKDGHHEEASLGNLRRFHFRELQIATNNFSSKNILGKGGFGHVYKGVLQDGTLVAVKRLKDANAVGGEIQFQTEIEMISLAVHRNLLRLYGFCITPAEKLLIYPFMSNGSVASRLKGKPVLDWGTRKRIALGAARGLLYLHEQCDPKIIHRDVKAANILLDDYCEAVVGDFGLAKLLDHQDSHVTTAVRGTVGHIAPEYLSTGQSSEKTDVFGFGILLLELITGQRALEFGKAANQKGAMLDWVKKIHQEKKLEMLVDKDLRSNYDRIELEEIVQVALLCTQYLPAHRPKMSEVVRMLEGDGLAERWEASQRVESNKGKPHEFSSSDRYSDLTDDSSLLVQAMELSGPR, from the exons ATGAATCTCAATACGATGAGACTGAAGAGAGGTGAAGAAGCCGCTTTGTGTTTAGTGGCCTTCTTGTGGATTTGGAATTCGGCAAATGGATTGCTCTCTCCCAAAGGTGTGAACTTTGAAG TGCAAGCTCTGATGCGCATAAAGGACTGTCTACATGATCCTCACAATGTGCTTGAGAATTGGGATAAGGATGCTGTTGATCCATGTAGCTGGACTATGGTCACATGTTCAACTGACAGTTTAGTTGTTGGACT GGGAACTCCTAGCCAGAGCTTGTCTGGTACTCTTTCTCCAAGCATAGGCAACTTGACAAACCTTCAGATCGT GCTCTTACAGAACAACAACATAATGGGGCCGCTTCCTCCAGAGCTCGGGAGGCTTTCGAGGCTTCGCACTCTCGATCTTTCCAATAATTTCTTCACCGGAGAAATCCCCTCCTCACTGGGTCATCTGAACAGTCTTCAGTACAT GAGGCTTAACAACAATAGTCTCTCCGGTGCATTCCCGAGCTCTTTGGCCAACATGACTCAGCTTCAATTCCT TGATTTGTCTTACAATAACTTGAGTGGCCCTGTCCCTAGAATTCTGGCCAAAACATTCAA CATTGTTGGGAACCCTCAAATATGCGCAACTGGCACCGAGCCGGACTGCTATGGAACACAGCTGATGCCTATGTCCATGAGCTTAAATACTTCTCAAA CGCTACCCTCCAGCAAACGTGAAAATCATAAAGTAGCCTTTGCCTTGGCATCGAGCATCGGTTGTGTCTGTCTCATCATTCTCGCCTTTGGCATACTTCTTTGGTTAAGACAAAGGCACAACCAACCCACATTCTTTGACGTCAAGG ATGGGCATCATGAGGAAGCTTCGCTGGGGAACTTGAGGAGGTTCCACTTTAGGGAACTTCAGATTGCCACAAATAATTTCAGCAGCAAGAACATTCTCGGCAAGGGTGGCTTTGGACATGTCTACAAGGGTGTTCTTCAAGATGGCACGCTCGTCGCTGTCAAGAGGCTTAAAGACGCAAATGCTGTTGGGGGTGAGATCCAATTCCAGACAGAAATCGAAATGATCAGCCTAGCGGTGCATCGCAACCTCCTCAGGTTATATGGATTTTGCATCACGCCTGCGGAAAAGCTCCTTATATACCCATTCATGTCCAACGGCAGCGTTGCATCTCGCCTCAAAG GGAAGCCGGTCTTGGATTGGGGCACCAGGAAGAGAATTGCCTTAGGAGCTGCACGGGGATTACTGTACCTCCACGAGCAATGTGACCCAAAGATAATCCATAGAGATGTAAAGGCAGCAAATATATTGCTTGATGACTATTGCGAGGCTGTGGTCGGAGATTTCGGGCTGGCTAAGCTTTTGGATCACCAGGACTCACATGTCACCACGGCCGTGAGAGGCACAGTGGGTCATATAGCCCCTGAGTATCTCTCCACGGGGCAATCCTCTGAGAAGACGGATGTGTTTGGGTTTGGGATTCTTCTCCTTGAATTGATCACTGGACAGAGAGCACTAGAGTTCGGCAAGGCTGCTAATCAGAAAGGAGCGATGCTCGATTGG GTGAAGAAAATTCATCAAGAGAAGAAATTGGAAATGCTTGTCGACAAGGACCTCCGAAGCAACTATGATCGGATTGAGCTCGAGGAAATAGTACAAGTAGCACTCCTATGCACCCAGTACCTTCCTGCTCACAGGCCAAAGATGTCGGAAGTGGTCCGAATGCTCGAAGGTGATGGCCTCGCGGAAAGATGGGAAGCCTCTCAGAGAGTTGAATCGAACAAAGGCAAGCCTCATGAGTTCTCATCGTCAGACAGATATTCCGATCTCACCGATGATTCTTCCTTGCTGGTCCAAGCGATGGAGCTCTCAGGCCCTAGGTGA